A single genomic interval of Halobacillus halophilus DSM 2266 harbors:
- a CDS encoding HD domain-containing protein, which yields MIEKARHFAAEAHKGQKRKNSNMDYIVHPERVAESLLKAGFRPEVVCAGYLHDVAEDTPYTLQDIEKEFGEEVKALVAAHTEDKSKSWNERKSHTIQSVKEGSMDIKALIVADKLDNLQSLIQDLEVYGDKIWSNFNADYQHQKWYYQSISDMMADGLKEEDIPAFFNNYRQLVKQTFD from the coding sequence ATGATTGAGAAAGCGAGACATTTTGCTGCAGAAGCCCACAAAGGGCAAAAGCGAAAAAATTCAAATATGGATTACATCGTTCACCCTGAACGAGTGGCAGAATCATTGCTAAAGGCAGGGTTCAGACCAGAAGTAGTATGCGCAGGATATCTTCATGACGTAGCAGAAGATACGCCTTACACACTGCAAGACATTGAAAAAGAATTTGGAGAAGAGGTTAAAGCATTAGTAGCTGCTCACACAGAAGATAAGAGCAAATCCTGGAACGAACGTAAAAGCCACACGATCCAATCTGTTAAAGAAGGTTCGATGGACATTAAAGCATTAATAGTCGCCGACAAATTGGATAATCTTCAATCATTGATTCAGGATCTCGAGGTATATGGGGATAAAATTTGGAGTAACTTTAACGCTGATTATCAACACCAGAAGTGGTATTATCAATCTATATCAGACATGATGGCTGACGGATTAAAAGAGGAAGATATTCCGGCTTTTTTTAATAACTACCGGCAACTAGTTAAACAAACGTTTGATTAA
- a CDS encoding SAM hydrolase/SAM-dependent halogenase family protein, with the protein MNQALVLQSDFGRSDGAVSAMHGVSYSVSEGLSIFDLTHDIPPFNIWEASYRLWQTIAYWKEGTVFVSVVDPGVGSTRRSLGVKTGAGHFVITPDNGTLTHIKRTEGIVQAREIDETINRLPRSGESYTFHGRDIYAYTGARLASGVISFEEVGPEVPLKSLEELPIQEPSIGRDYAAGSIDILDIRFGNLWTNIPRDFFKKIGVGYGDTLEVTITHDDREAYRNSMTFGRSFADTHKGEPLVYVNSLDNLGVAINQGSFANAYNIGTGSSWQITLLKS; encoded by the coding sequence ATGAATCAAGCGTTAGTTCTACAATCCGATTTTGGCAGAAGTGACGGGGCAGTCAGCGCCATGCACGGGGTTTCCTATTCCGTATCTGAGGGGTTATCAATCTTTGACTTAACGCATGACATCCCTCCTTTCAATATATGGGAAGCTTCCTATAGATTGTGGCAGACAATTGCATACTGGAAGGAAGGCACGGTCTTTGTTTCAGTGGTGGATCCCGGTGTAGGTTCGACGAGAAGGAGTCTCGGAGTAAAAACAGGGGCAGGCCACTTTGTGATTACTCCTGATAACGGAACACTGACCCACATTAAGCGTACAGAAGGTATTGTACAGGCGCGTGAAATTGATGAAACTATTAATCGGCTTCCGAGGTCAGGGGAGTCCTATACGTTTCATGGAAGAGATATTTATGCCTATACAGGAGCACGACTTGCCTCTGGAGTCATTTCGTTTGAAGAAGTAGGTCCTGAAGTACCGTTAAAATCACTGGAGGAACTACCTATTCAGGAACCAAGTATAGGAAGAGATTATGCAGCGGGGAGCATCGACATACTGGACATACGTTTTGGAAACCTGTGGACCAACATCCCCCGTGATTTCTTCAAAAAAATTGGGGTTGGTTATGGAGATACACTGGAAGTAACGATAACTCACGATGACCGGGAAGCTTATCGTAACTCAATGACTTTTGGTCGTTCTTTTGCTGATACTCACAAGGGTGAGCCGTTAGTGTACGTTAATTCACTTGATAACTTAGGTGTAGCCATTAACCAGGGTTCGTTTGCGAACGCTTATAATATTGGAACTGGATCCAGTTGGCAGATTACCTTACTAAAAAGCTGA
- a CDS encoding methyl-accepting chemotaxis protein: protein MLIIAVTVYILHRIFGFLESYSLLMGVNNLSPSMNTLLYILLGITAALVFTGFALFRTNPNHRILPLIITLALTHGSMLIIASGDGLVEYHFSIFMVLALIAYYNSIAMLSISAGIFAVHHLVGYFFFPVLLCGTPNYKFSLLMIHAVFLLLTYGATLILILHKRNLEKEIEKERSLSSETYEAVVQHVNRSVVELGRLAQVIQRETNESANSAQDMAGSVQTMNAAAVTQRGQAEENTGKLAELLQTIKEMDEHIKEVEDHSEFANEQSLAGASVVGKARNRVQEANRSVEQLEKLFAQFLNQTGEVSTFVSVIRDITEKTNLLALNASIEAARAGEAGKGFAVVAEEVRKLARQSSHSAQSIHKVVSGIQEESAVIHSEMNECTLKINEGYKLMENAEGSLNVIQKATSEVTPRIKDTGQRSSQIRTSGAGVQASMQELKNAAKENEASSEQIAAASQQQLAMSQELEAVVDQLNQLTYELQELVDGMSIEKVS from the coding sequence GTGCTTATAATTGCAGTGACGGTTTATATTTTGCACCGTATTTTTGGATTTTTAGAGTCTTACTCCCTGCTTATGGGGGTTAATAATCTTTCACCTTCTATGAATACCCTGCTTTATATCCTTTTAGGGATAACGGCGGCTCTTGTATTCACAGGTTTCGCTCTTTTTCGCACGAACCCGAATCACCGCATACTTCCATTAATCATTACCTTAGCCTTAACTCACGGCTCAATGCTCATCATTGCTTCAGGCGACGGGTTAGTTGAATATCATTTCTCTATATTTATGGTTCTTGCTTTAATTGCCTATTATAACTCTATCGCCATGCTTAGCATCAGCGCGGGTATATTTGCCGTCCATCACTTAGTTGGGTATTTCTTTTTTCCTGTGCTGTTGTGCGGGACACCAAATTACAAATTCTCTTTGCTTATGATTCACGCTGTGTTCCTTTTGCTAACCTATGGAGCCACGCTCATCTTAATTCTACATAAGAGGAATTTAGAAAAAGAGATAGAGAAGGAGCGCAGCCTTAGTTCAGAGACGTACGAAGCAGTCGTCCAGCATGTGAACCGAAGCGTGGTCGAGCTTGGGAGGCTGGCGCAGGTCATTCAGCGTGAAACAAATGAAAGCGCCAATTCTGCTCAGGATATGGCTGGTTCTGTTCAAACCATGAATGCAGCGGCTGTTACTCAAAGAGGCCAGGCAGAAGAAAACACGGGAAAGCTGGCAGAGCTGCTGCAAACGATTAAAGAAATGGATGAACATATAAAGGAAGTAGAGGACCACTCTGAGTTTGCTAATGAACAGTCGCTTGCAGGAGCATCTGTTGTTGGTAAGGCACGCAACAGGGTTCAGGAGGCCAATCGCTCAGTGGAGCAGTTAGAAAAGCTATTCGCCCAATTTTTGAATCAGACGGGTGAAGTCTCCACTTTCGTTTCTGTTATAAGGGATATTACCGAAAAGACAAATCTCTTAGCCCTCAATGCTTCTATTGAAGCAGCAAGAGCAGGAGAAGCAGGAAAAGGGTTTGCCGTTGTAGCTGAAGAAGTCAGGAAATTAGCCCGCCAGTCGAGTCACTCTGCACAATCCATTCACAAAGTTGTATCGGGTATTCAGGAAGAATCAGCGGTCATCCATTCAGAAATGAATGAATGTACTTTAAAGATAAATGAAGGATACAAATTGATGGAGAATGCTGAAGGATCATTAAATGTTATCCAGAAAGCTACATCGGAAGTTACTCCCCGGATAAAAGATACTGGACAGCGTTCTTCCCAAATCCGTACAAGTGGAGCTGGGGTTCAAGCTTCCATGCAAGAGCTGAAAAATGCTGCTAAAGAGAACGAAGCAAGCAGTGAGCAAATAGCCGCAGCTTCTCAACAACAGCTGGCCATGTCTCAGGAATTAGAAGCTGTTGTTGATCAGCTAAATCAATTAACCTATGAACTTCAAGAGTTAGTGGATGGGATGAGTATTGAAAAAGTATCCTAG
- a CDS encoding cell wall hydrolase — MFKNLMISLLVFAGIFTFTFPAQAEGAEETYTVQKGDSLYSIASNYGISTHQLKAVNDKSSYMIYPGEQLQMPVLPEEWEKDLLARLVEAEAKGESYAGKVGVATVVLNRVESDKFPDSIYGVIYDGIQFSPVLNGTIEQPASQESKQAVEEAVAYQGYDRESLFFYNPSKASSSYLSSKEVTTVIGDHVFLR, encoded by the coding sequence ATGTTTAAGAACTTAATGATTTCCTTATTGGTGTTTGCTGGAATATTCACATTTACTTTCCCTGCGCAGGCTGAAGGCGCTGAAGAAACTTATACCGTCCAAAAGGGCGATTCCTTATATAGCATTGCATCGAACTATGGCATTTCTACCCATCAGCTGAAGGCGGTCAATGATAAATCGTCTTATATGATTTATCCGGGAGAACAGTTGCAGATGCCTGTGCTGCCTGAAGAATGGGAGAAAGATTTACTTGCCCGCTTAGTTGAGGCGGAAGCTAAAGGCGAAAGTTATGCAGGTAAAGTGGGCGTGGCGACGGTAGTTTTAAACCGTGTAGAAAGCGATAAATTCCCAGACTCCATCTATGGAGTGATTTACGATGGAATTCAATTCTCTCCAGTATTGAACGGGACGATCGAGCAGCCTGCCAGTCAGGAATCGAAACAGGCTGTAGAGGAAGCCGTAGCTTATCAGGGATACGATAGAGAGTCTCTTTTCTTCTATAACCCTTCGAAAGCTTCCAGCAGTTACCTCAGCAGTAAAGAAGTGACTACAGTAATTGGTGATCACGTATTCTTACGGTAA
- a CDS encoding DUF1189 family protein produces the protein MEFFDSLWNSVRLPKKEAMFRLNRKGITSTIMYLFILMTVLFLPDMVGTIIRLDSNLTEVSRGLYLVQVFVFYPMLIIFLILVGVSALAGAALIMTNQLDRKLTYQQLWKMTAYAATVPLVLSILLKNTPVPNGLSALIFFSLFIYIMFRMIIIYPKKKAKR, from the coding sequence ATGGAGTTTTTTGATTCATTATGGAATAGTGTACGTTTACCTAAGAAGGAAGCGATGTTCCGCCTAAATCGGAAGGGAATTACAAGTACGATCATGTATTTGTTCATTTTGATGACGGTCCTATTTCTTCCGGATATGGTCGGAACGATTATACGTCTTGACTCAAACTTGACCGAAGTGTCCCGCGGCCTCTATCTGGTACAGGTGTTTGTCTTCTATCCAATGCTGATTATATTTTTAATTCTTGTGGGGGTATCTGCTCTTGCAGGTGCGGCTCTCATCATGACGAACCAACTGGATCGTAAACTGACTTATCAGCAGTTGTGGAAGATGACAGCATATGCTGCAACCGTGCCGTTGGTTTTGAGTATCCTTTTAAAAAACACACCCGTTCCCAATGGACTCAGCGCTCTTATATTTTTTTCCTTGTTTATTTATATCATGTTTCGCATGATCATTATATATCCTAAAAAGAAAGCCAAACGTTAA
- the ribF gene encoding riboflavin biosynthesis protein RibF, translated as METFEVTAQPPQNSEPVVLVIGKMDGMHLGHQYLLNEAKKIASSEDQIAVYGFSDHPKWVLKGDSEYASSLSSYQDKIRLLQGHGVDRYYHVHFTKEYAKTSPEEFVFEHLSQLNISHILVGEGFRFGKGRGSDAQGLAEICEEINVPVKIVPHLKLNGEKISSTRIRSLVHEGKMEAVQSMLGRPLEITGVVEKGEQLGRELGFPTLNLGDIKEYVEVKPAVYLGVVKLHREAPEHYYTLISAGYRPTVNGDSYKVEAYMLDFSGDVYDQTVSVKFLRHLRDEVDFKGMDALVEEMKQDERYAREILGLSS; from the coding sequence ATGGAGACATTTGAAGTTACGGCACAGCCGCCGCAAAATTCAGAGCCTGTCGTATTAGTTATCGGTAAAATGGACGGAATGCACCTGGGGCATCAATACCTTCTGAATGAGGCAAAAAAGATAGCTTCCTCTGAGGATCAAATTGCTGTTTATGGATTTTCCGATCATCCTAAATGGGTGTTAAAAGGAGATTCAGAATATGCTTCATCTCTATCTTCTTATCAAGATAAAATAAGGTTGCTTCAGGGGCACGGAGTGGATCGTTACTACCATGTTCATTTCACAAAAGAGTACGCCAAAACCTCTCCGGAAGAATTTGTCTTTGAACATTTAAGTCAATTAAACATCTCGCACATTCTTGTCGGGGAAGGGTTTCGCTTCGGTAAGGGAAGAGGTTCTGACGCACAGGGGCTCGCAGAAATATGTGAGGAAATAAATGTACCGGTAAAAATTGTGCCTCACCTAAAATTAAACGGGGAGAAGATCAGCAGTACAAGAATACGATCTCTCGTTCACGAAGGAAAAATGGAAGCCGTTCAATCCATGCTTGGACGTCCTTTAGAAATTACAGGAGTAGTAGAAAAAGGGGAGCAGCTTGGCCGTGAACTAGGGTTTCCTACCTTGAATTTGGGAGATATTAAGGAATATGTAGAAGTAAAACCGGCTGTCTATCTAGGAGTGGTTAAACTCCACCGGGAAGCTCCCGAACATTATTATACGTTAATTAGTGCCGGTTACCGTCCAACGGTAAATGGTGACTCTTATAAAGTTGAAGCGTATATGCTGGATTTTTCAGGAGATGTGTACGATCAGACTGTATCTGTAAAGTTCCTGCGTCATCTTCGGGATGAGGTGGATTTTAAAGGAATGGATGCACTGGTAGAAGAGATGAAACAGGACGAACGTTATGCACGAGAAATTTTAGGATTATCATCTTAG
- a CDS encoding CDP-alcohol phosphatidyltransferase family protein, with protein sequence MLDTHARKYVQPSIEKTASFLLRRGRTPNQITILALIVGLSTSLLYLSGYPIIGVIVLWISGFLDAVDGTMARHTKSSPFGTVMDVTFDRIVEVAMIVAIAYLHPEVMWPLLLLSVSIIISMTVFLVVGAVSEKAGIKSFYYQAGAAERSEGFIFFSIMLLFPNFLLWSTLLFFAVELFTGIQRFIEAKRILQ encoded by the coding sequence ATGTTAGACACGCACGCCAGAAAGTATGTACAGCCATCTATAGAAAAAACCGCTTCTTTTTTATTAAGAAGAGGAAGGACCCCCAATCAGATAACCATTCTCGCACTTATAGTAGGTCTTTCTACCAGTCTTCTCTACTTAAGCGGTTATCCAATAATAGGAGTCATCGTATTATGGATATCAGGTTTTTTAGACGCTGTTGACGGGACGATGGCACGCCATACTAAATCCTCTCCCTTTGGAACCGTCATGGACGTTACGTTCGATCGAATCGTGGAAGTAGCTATGATTGTGGCGATTGCCTATTTACATCCCGAAGTCATGTGGCCACTACTACTGTTAAGCGTTTCGATCATTATTTCCATGACGGTTTTCCTAGTCGTAGGGGCAGTTTCTGAAAAGGCAGGTATCAAGTCATTTTATTATCAAGCAGGAGCGGCTGAACGATCAGAAGGCTTTATATTCTTTAGTATTATGCTTCTGTTTCCCAACTTCCTTCTATGGTCCACTCTTCTTTTCTTCGCTGTGGAATTGTTTACAGGAATACAAAGGTTCATAGAAGCAAAGCGAATCCTGCAGTAA
- a CDS encoding DUF4362 domain-containing protein — translation MKIWKILLLALLLTGCGESTEEETDQSKKEQENSTMEQEDQEPDSKEEKGTEDSADMNKEEPEDKAVEKQVEIIEELDAFIQNVQQGTVDEVHIVRRTTEGDPIFIDLSFNGEDINYKHDNRRDKLGNGQITTKTCQSIDKEEQEGTLAYQLTCGHERSVEIYQTDYNEY, via the coding sequence ATGAAAATATGGAAGATTTTATTGCTTGCTTTATTGCTAACCGGCTGTGGTGAGAGCACCGAAGAGGAAACTGATCAATCCAAGAAGGAACAGGAAAATAGCACGATGGAGCAGGAAGACCAGGAACCGGATAGTAAAGAAGAAAAAGGTACGGAGGATTCTGCTGATATGAACAAAGAAGAACCTGAGGATAAGGCTGTAGAAAAACAAGTTGAGATTATTGAGGAGCTGGATGCTTTTATTCAGAATGTTCAGCAAGGGACCGTGGATGAGGTACACATTGTGAGACGTACGACAGAAGGAGATCCCATTTTTATTGATCTTTCTTTTAACGGGGAAGATATAAATTATAAACACGATAATCGAAGAGATAAGCTCGGGAATGGGCAAATAACGACAAAGACATGTCAGAGTATCGATAAGGAAGAGCAGGAGGGTACACTCGCTTATCAACTAACTTGTGGTCATGAAAGGTCTGTAGAAATTTATCAAACCGACTATAATGAATATTAA
- a CDS encoding nucleoside deaminase, with protein MTDEEYLKYTIQLAADNVDHDGGPFAAIVVKEGTIIAEAGNRVTEKMDPTAHAEVQAIRSACETLKHFELKGCELYVSCEPCPMCVGAIYWARPDQVYFAAGRDDASRAGFDDNLIYKEVSKDPQERSLPFRRINVQDAALPFKKWERKEDKSAY; from the coding sequence ATGACTGACGAAGAATACCTGAAGTACACGATTCAATTAGCCGCTGACAATGTGGATCACGATGGAGGTCCATTCGCTGCCATTGTAGTAAAAGAAGGGACTATTATTGCGGAAGCAGGTAACAGAGTGACAGAGAAGATGGATCCAACAGCGCACGCGGAAGTGCAGGCGATTCGAAGTGCGTGCGAAACTCTGAAACATTTTGAATTGAAAGGATGCGAGCTCTATGTAAGCTGTGAGCCCTGCCCTATGTGTGTGGGAGCTATCTATTGGGCGCGTCCTGATCAGGTGTACTTTGCGGCAGGAAGAGATGATGCCTCACGGGCAGGTTTTGATGATAATCTGATCTATAAAGAAGTTTCAAAGGATCCACAGGAGAGATCTCTACCTTTCCGCAGGATAAACGTACAGGATGCAGCGCTTCCTTTTAAGAAGTGGGAGAGGAAAGAAGATAAATCAGCGTATTAA
- the uvsE gene encoding UV DNA damage repair endonuclease UvsE, which yields MIIRFGYVAHALSLWEATPAKTMTFSRYKKLQEEERLPELQRITRLNLQHTLRAIHYNIAHEIPLYRFSSSLVPLATHDEVEWDYITPFQELYAEIGTLVKRHELRTSFHPNQFTLFTSDKPHVTENAVKDMEYHYALLKVMGLHHESHINLHIGGAYGDKSAALERFHENIKQLPDPIKKQMTLENDDKTYTTTETLEVCEKEGIPMMFDYHHYMANHTAEEDLAELLPRFYETWSGYGLPPKVHLSSPKSEGAYRSHADHVDEAFVTPFLKIVKQTEQPIDVMIEAKEKDRALLKLVEDLAAQRGVKRLKGAELDF from the coding sequence ATGATCATAAGGTTCGGATACGTAGCCCATGCACTCTCCCTTTGGGAAGCCACCCCGGCAAAAACCATGACCTTTTCAAGATACAAAAAATTACAAGAAGAAGAGCGGCTGCCTGAGCTGCAAAGAATTACCCGTCTAAATTTACAGCATACACTCAGGGCCATTCATTACAATATTGCACATGAAATACCACTATATCGGTTCTCTTCCTCACTTGTTCCATTAGCCACCCATGACGAAGTGGAGTGGGATTATATTACACCATTCCAGGAGTTGTATGCTGAAATTGGTACGCTCGTTAAGAGACATGAGCTGAGAACGAGTTTTCACCCTAATCAATTCACACTATTCACGAGTGATAAACCCCATGTGACAGAGAATGCCGTTAAAGACATGGAATATCATTATGCTTTATTAAAAGTGATGGGTCTCCATCATGAATCTCATATTAATCTTCATATCGGAGGGGCCTATGGGGATAAATCAGCTGCCCTGGAGCGCTTTCATGAAAATATAAAGCAATTGCCAGATCCTATCAAAAAGCAAATGACCTTAGAGAATGATGATAAAACGTACACCACTACAGAAACCTTGGAAGTATGCGAAAAAGAAGGGATTCCCATGATGTTTGACTATCATCATTACATGGCTAACCATACCGCTGAGGAAGATCTAGCTGAACTTTTGCCAAGGTTTTACGAAACGTGGTCCGGATACGGGCTTCCACCTAAAGTTCACTTATCTTCTCCAAAGAGCGAAGGGGCTTATCGTAGTCATGCAGATCATGTAGATGAAGCGTTTGTAACCCCTTTTCTAAAGATAGTGAAACAGACAGAGCAGCCGATTGATGTCATGATTGAGGCTAAGGAAAAGGATCGTGCTCTATTGAAGCTTGTAGAAGACCTGGCCGCTCAGAGAGGTGTGAAGCGGTTAAAAGGGGCAGAGCTTGATTTTTAA
- a CDS encoding IS3-like element ISHaha3 family transposase (programmed frameshift), with product MSKLTSQEKYLIVQRYLTENVSFRDLEKELGVDSSSIRYWVKLSEYHGSEAFDFPYTNYSAAFKLKVIQRIEEEEYSIREASAMFHIPDFSMVRRWRKKWLEGGKEALESTRKGPTQMTSHKKKEDSMDSYEALKKENERLRMENEYFKKVRDLSSKKESISKEEQAQVIDELRFHFPVKQLTEIADIPRSTYYHWKEKQLEPKTDRPLKELITSIFKEHKGRYGYRRIENELRNLGHEVNHKKVYRLMKELGLQSTVKMKKYRSYKGKVGQTAPNILNRNFKADQPNQKWVTDITEFKLFGEKLYLSPVLDLFNGEIITYTIGSRPTYSLVNNMLDQAFERLHPSDELVMHSDQGWHYQMAPYRKKLKDHQVTQSMSRKGNCHDNAVMENFFGIMKSEFLYLREFESVAHFKQELEEYIHYYNHKRIKSKLRISPISYRARFQELA from the exons ATGTCTAAACTTACTTCTCAAGAAAAGTACCTGATCGTCCAACGTTATCTCACGGAAAATGTCAGTTTCCGTGACTTAGAAAAAGAGTTGGGAGTGGATAGTTCTTCCATCCGTTATTGGGTGAAATTATCCGAATATCATGGTAGTGAAGCCTTCGACTTCCCCTATACAAACTATTCAGCTGCCTTTAAACTGAAAGTAATTCAACGTATAGAGGAAGAAGAATATTCGATTCGAGAAGCTTCCGCTATGTTTCACATCCCCGATTTCTCCATGGTACGCCGATGGCGTAAGAAGTGGCTGGAAGGCGGAAAAGAAGCCCTTGAATCTACAAGGAAGGGGCCAACACAGATGACGTCTCATAAGAAGAAAGAAGATTCAATGGATTCTTATGAAGCCTTAAAGAAAGAGAATGAACGCTTACGGATGGAAAATGAATACT TTAAAAAAGTTAGAGACCTTAGCTCAAAAAAAGAAAGCATCTCGAAAGAAGAACAAGCGCAAGTAATCGATGAGTTAAGGTTTCATTTTCCAGTTAAACAGCTGACGGAAATAGCTGATATCCCTAGAAGTACCTATTACCATTGGAAAGAAAAGCAACTCGAGCCAAAAACGGACCGACCATTAAAGGAGCTTATCACCTCCATTTTTAAAGAACATAAAGGTCGCTACGGCTATCGCCGCATTGAAAATGAGCTTCGTAATCTAGGTCATGAAGTGAACCATAAAAAAGTCTATCGTCTTATGAAAGAACTGGGGCTTCAGTCTACGGTGAAAATGAAGAAATATCGTTCTTATAAAGGGAAAGTTGGTCAAACGGCTCCAAACATCTTAAATCGGAATTTCAAGGCGGATCAGCCGAATCAGAAATGGGTGACAGACATTACGGAGTTCAAGCTATTTGGCGAGAAGCTTTATCTTTCCCCTGTCTTAGATCTATTCAATGGAGAAATCATCACGTACACAATTGGTTCCAGACCCACCTATTCCTTGGTGAACAACATGTTAGACCAAGCATTTGAACGCCTTCATCCATCGGATGAACTGGTTATGCACTCCGACCAGGGATGGCATTACCAAATGGCTCCCTATCGAAAGAAATTGAAAGACCATCAAGTTACCCAAAGCATGTCCAGAAAAGGGAATTGTCATGATAACGCCGTTATGGAGAACTTTTTCGGTATCATGAAATCGGAATTCCTTTATTTAAGAGAATTTGAAAGTGTGGCCCATTTCAAACAAGAATTAGAGGAATATATCCATTATTATAATCATAAACGCATCAAATCGAAGCTCAGAATAAGCCCCATTTCCTATCGAGCCCGCTTTCAAGAATTGGCGTGA
- a CDS encoding aldo/keto reductase — protein MKTMTLHSNVEMPQLGFGVWQVEQKDAVAAVTKALETGYRHIDTAAAYKNEEQVGEAIKQSGLGRDELFITTKVWNADQGYNNTIQALETSLDKLGLEYVDLYLIHWPTPEYDEYVETYKALEQLQKDGKVKAIGVCNFDIDHLERLMEECEVKPSVNQVECHPYLAQNELKDFCRKNGIHLEAWSPLMQGKEVLKDETIQSIAEQHNKTAAQVIIRWHLQNETIVIPKSVTPSRIEENFNVFDFELTAEDMNSINKLDRGERKGPKPSEMNIR, from the coding sequence ATGAAAACCATGACACTTCATAGCAATGTGGAAATGCCTCAACTAGGATTTGGAGTATGGCAAGTAGAACAGAAAGACGCAGTAGCCGCTGTAACAAAGGCGCTTGAAACAGGATACCGCCATATAGATACGGCTGCTGCTTATAAAAATGAAGAACAGGTTGGCGAAGCTATTAAGCAAAGTGGTTTAGGCCGTGACGAACTATTTATTACGACCAAAGTCTGGAACGCCGACCAAGGATATAACAACACGATTCAAGCGCTTGAGACTAGTCTGGATAAGCTAGGTCTTGAGTATGTAGATCTATATCTAATCCATTGGCCGACTCCTGAATACGATGAATATGTAGAAACTTATAAAGCACTGGAACAGCTGCAGAAGGATGGAAAAGTAAAAGCGATCGGCGTGTGTAACTTTGATATTGACCATCTTGAGCGTCTGATGGAAGAATGTGAAGTAAAACCATCCGTTAACCAGGTCGAATGCCATCCGTATCTTGCTCAGAATGAACTGAAAGATTTCTGCCGCAAAAATGGTATCCATCTGGAAGCGTGGAGTCCACTAATGCAAGGAAAAGAAGTGCTGAAGGACGAAACCATTCAATCAATAGCAGAGCAGCACAATAAAACAGCTGCCCAGGTCATAATCCGCTGGCACTTGCAAAACGAGACCATTGTTATTCCAAAATCAGTCACACCTTCAAGAATCGAAGAAAACTTCAATGTATTCGATTTTGAACTGACGGCAGAGGATATGAACTCCATTAATAAATTAGACCGCGGAGAAAGAAAAGGACCTAAACCTTCTGAGATGAACATCCGATAA
- a CDS encoding YuzB family protein codes for MGVVVVEVCDGNLITELDIEDIIESEYPEVAVLMNECLSFCGMCAVRPYAIVNGTRVFAKTSEEALDKIRTKIEEELAVYAD; via the coding sequence ATGGGGGTAGTAGTAGTCGAAGTTTGTGACGGAAACTTAATAACTGAGCTTGATATTGAAGACATTATTGAGTCCGAATACCCTGAAGTGGCGGTACTCATGAACGAATGCCTTTCCTTCTGCGGCATGTGCGCGGTCAGACCTTATGCGATTGTAAATGGCACGCGTGTTTTCGCTAAAACGTCAGAAGAAGCTTTGGATAAAATCCGTACAAAGATTGAAGAAGAACTTGCTGTGTATGCAGATTAA